CGTACTGGCGAGTGCCGCCGAAGAAAACGAGCCGTTCTGGCGTCTGCCGCTGGCCGAGTTCCACCGCAGCCAGCTGCCGTCGAACTTTGCCGAGCTTAACAACACCGCCAGCGCGGCCTACCCGGCCGGAGCAAGCACCGCCGCAGGCTTCCTGTCTCACTTTGTTGAGAACTATCAGGAAGGCTGGCTGCACATCGACTGCTCGGCGACCTACCGTAAAGCGGCGGTTGAACAGTGGTCTGCGGGGGCGACCGGCCTGGGCGTGCGTACCATTGCGAACCTGCTGACGGCAGAGTAAGGCTCTTTGCCCTCACCCTAACCCTCTCCCACGGGGAGAGGGGATGGTTTGCTCCCTCTCCCTTGAGGGCGAGGGCCGGGGTGAGGGAGATATTCGACATCTGGAATTGTTATGTCCGAAACCAAAAACGAATTAGAAACCCTGCTGGAACAGGCGGCGACCGAGCCTGCCCACCGTCCGGCATTTTTCCGCACGCTGCTGGAGTCCACCGTCTGGGTGCCGGGTACCGCGGCGGAGGGCGAGCAGGTCGTTGAAGACAGCGCGCTGGATCTGCTGCACTGGGAAAAAGACGACGGCACGTCAGTGATCCCGTTCTTCACCTCTCTTGAGGCCCTTCAGCAAGCAGTGGAAGACGAACAGGCGTTTGTGGTTATGCCCGTACGCACCCTGTTTGAAATGACGCTGGGCGAAACACTGTTCCTCAACGCCAAACTGCCGACCGGCAAAGAGTTCACCCCGCGTGAAATCAGCCATTTGATTGGTGAGGAGGGCAACCCGCTCAGCACACAAGAGGTGCTGGAAGGGGGCGAAACGCTGCTGCTTTCTGAAGTGGCCGAACCGCCCGCGCAGATGATCGATTCTCTGACCACGCTCTTCAAAACCATCAAGCCGGTGAAACGCGCGTTTCTCTGCTCCATCAAAGAGAGCGCCGATGAACAACCGGTGCTGCTGATTGGCATTGAGGCAGATGGCGACATTGACGAGATTATCCAGGCGGCGGGAAGTGTTGCTACCGACACGCTGCCGGGCGATGAGCCCATTGATATCTGTCAGGTGAAGAAAGGCGAGAAAGGCATTAGCCACTTTATTACCGAACACATCACGCCGTTCTATGAGCGTCGCTGGGGCGGGTTCCTGCGCGATCTCAAAACCAACCGCATTATCTGAATTCCTCGGGGTGAAGCCTCACCCCGTTGCTTCCAGCAGCAGTAAATCCATCAGCAGGACCAGATTCGACTCAAACGACGTCACCCCCGCGGCTTCGGCGGCGTAGTGCACCGCTTCGTCATATAACGCGAAATGTAAATCCGCCATGCCTGCCAGCGTGTTTGCCGAGGCGCGGGTAAAGGCCACCACCGTCATCCCGACGTTTTTTGCGATCCGCGCTTTGTCCAGCACCTGCTCGGTTTCACCGCTGCGGGAAACGGCAATAAAGACCTGATAGCGCGCGGCGTTGCTGAGAAAGATATTCCGGCTATCGCCCGGCCCGGAAATAAATGCCGTTTTGCCCAGCACCTGCAATTTTTTGGTGAGGTACTCGGCGAACAGATAAGAAAACCCGGCACCGTAGAGAAAAAAACTCTCCTTCTGGCGGAGCAGGTCGGCAAAACGCTGGCGTTTGTCCTGCGTCGCCCACTGAAAGGTCTGTTGATAGTTGGCAATAAACTGGTTAAACAGCGCGGGCAACTCTGCGTGCTGCTCAGCCTGCGCGGTAATGTGCGGGGTGTCTGAAAGGAGTTGCTTGCAGTGCCAGATAAACTCGCTAAAGCCGCTGAAACCCAGCTTCTGGCACAGCCGCATGATGGTGGCGGTAGAGACAAACGTCGCCTGGGCCAACTCGCGCACCGTGATGTTACCCACCAGCAGCGGATGTTCCGTTAGGTGGGCCAGCACGCGATATTCCGCGCGGGTCAGAGACGTTCCGCGCGTTAACAGCGTGGTCAGGCGGTTATCCATTACTGAGCGGGTTCTACGGGCAGATCGTCACGCGCGCCCCATTCGCTCCAGGCACCGTCATACAGCGTAACGTCGTTTGCGCCGAGGGTGGCAAGCGCCAGAATCACCACGCAGGCCGTCACGCCGGAACCGCAGCTGGCAACGATTGGTCGCTGTAAATCCACGCCCTGACGCTCGAAAATAGCGCGCAGCTCGTCGGTGGTTTTTAGCTCGCCCTCAAACACCAGATCGCCCCACGGCACGTTGATCGCACCGGGAATATGGCCGCGCTTCAGCCCTGCACGCGGTTCATCGGCTTCGGCGTTGAAACGGGGAGCCGGGCGGGCATCGACAATTTGCGCTGTTTTTTCGTGGCTAATGACCAGCACGTCCGTCAGGCGTTTCACCGCGTTCGCATCAAACTGCGCGTCGAAATCGCCTTCCGGTAGGGTAACTTCACCCTGCTGCAGCGGCAGTTCATCGCGCTTCCAGCCAGCGAGGCCGCCCGCGAGAATAGAGACTTTCTCAACGCCGGCATTTTTCAGCATCCACCACGCGCGCGGTGCAGAGAAAAGGTTACCTTCGTCGTAAATCACCAGATGCTTGTCGCGGCTAACGCCCAGCTCGCGCATGGCTACGGAGAAGGCTTCCGGGCGCGGGAGCATGTGCGGCAGGGGAGAGGTGTGATCGGACAGCGCTTCGATATCAAAGAAAACCGCGCCCGGCAGATGTCCGGCGCGGTATTCCGCGGTCATATCGCGAAGATGCTCCTGCCCGGCAGGGGCCATTCGCGCGTCAATAATCTGAACTTCCGGGTCGTCGCTGTGCTCAATCAGCCAGTCGGCGGCGACAAAATATGAGGTGGACATGGGTTGCCTCCGTTCTTTTCCATAAAAGAAGATTGTCGGTGTTTTTTCTGACACCGACAAGCAAACCACGTTCAACTCGCGAGCAAGCCCCTATTTTTTCACCGCTTCGCCGTCCTGCCAGGCTTTTTGCAGCGTCGGCCAGTAGTCACGGTTAGCCTCAATCATCTCATCAAGAATGGCTTTCGCGTGCTCCATCGTCGGTACGGTACGATTCAGGGTAAATGCCTGCAGCGCTTTCTCGTAGCTGCCCTCAAGGGTGGCCTCCACCAGGAGTTGTTCGCAGGCAAGCTGCTGTTGCAGCAGCGTCTGATGGAACAGCGGAACCTGGCCCACACGGACCGGCTCTGGCCCTTCAGAGGTGATATAGGCCGGGACTTCCACCACCGCATCGTACGGCAGGTTGGTAATCGCCCCGCGGTTTTCCACCATCACCAGATGGCGCTGGCGCAGGTTGAATGCCAGCGAGCAGGCCACGTCGACAATAAATTCGCCGTGGACGCCGACATGGAAAGCATCCGGGAGAATGCCAGTACGCTTGTACTCTTCGGCGGCGGCAAACAGCTTTTTCTCACGCCCGTTCATCACTTCGTTGGCGCGGGTATAATCCGGGTCCTGATGTTCCACAATCTGGTTCGGCATCAGGTAATACTGCAGATACGGGTTCGGCA
This region of Enterobacter cancerogenus genomic DNA includes:
- the sseB gene encoding enhanced serine sensitivity protein SseB, which encodes MSETKNELETLLEQAATEPAHRPAFFRTLLESTVWVPGTAAEGEQVVEDSALDLLHWEKDDGTSVIPFFTSLEALQQAVEDEQAFVVMPVRTLFEMTLGETLFLNAKLPTGKEFTPREISHLIGEEGNPLSTQEVLEGGETLLLSEVAEPPAQMIDSLTTLFKTIKPVKRAFLCSIKESADEQPVLLIGIEADGDIDEIIQAAGSVATDTLPGDEPIDICQVKKGEKGISHFITEHITPFYERRWGGFLRDLKTNRII
- a CDS encoding MurR/RpiR family transcriptional regulator, which gives rise to MDNRLTTLLTRGTSLTRAEYRVLAHLTEHPLLVGNITVRELAQATFVSTATIMRLCQKLGFSGFSEFIWHCKQLLSDTPHITAQAEQHAELPALFNQFIANYQQTFQWATQDKRQRFADLLRQKESFFLYGAGFSYLFAEYLTKKLQVLGKTAFISGPGDSRNIFLSNAARYQVFIAVSRSGETEQVLDKARIAKNVGMTVVAFTRASANTLAGMADLHFALYDEAVHYAAEAAGVTSFESNLVLLMDLLLLEATG
- the sseA gene encoding 3-mercaptopyruvate sulfurtransferase, which encodes MSTSYFVAADWLIEHSDDPEVQIIDARMAPAGQEHLRDMTAEYRAGHLPGAVFFDIEALSDHTSPLPHMLPRPEAFSVAMRELGVSRDKHLVIYDEGNLFSAPRAWWMLKNAGVEKVSILAGGLAGWKRDELPLQQGEVTLPEGDFDAQFDANAVKRLTDVLVISHEKTAQIVDARPAPRFNAEADEPRAGLKRGHIPGAINVPWGDLVFEGELKTTDELRAIFERQGVDLQRPIVASCGSGVTACVVILALATLGANDVTLYDGAWSEWGARDDLPVEPAQ